In Besnoitia besnoiti strain Bb-Ger1 chromosome I, whole genome shotgun sequence, the genomic window CATccatctatctgtctatatctatctatccgtatatatatgtatatatgatTATACAGATGGTGGCGTGGGGCTAGGGGACGCGGCCGCTAGTGTATGCTAGAAAGAGATTCATGCATACGGATAGATGTGTCTGGATGACAGACAGAGGGTTTGcgtggcgcggcgctgcagacgctgatCCTACAAGAATGCGAGGCATGCGGTGATCTCGTTCAGGAGGAACCGCGCTTCGGTCTCGGGTGGGAAGCCTCGATACTCGGCGATGAAAGCGAGGACGCGAGAAACGCTTTCAGATTCTGGCTAGCAGGAAACCCGCCAGTCATAGCGATGAACACTCGCCTCAGTTCCAATCCTACACACTGCATGCATCAGAGCCCGCGAGgcttcgcggccgctgcacgTGCGTTTCGCCCGAGTGCCTGGGTGAGGAATGCCACAGATGCAAAGTTGTTGAAACGTGCAGCGCTTCCGCCTGTCCCGCCTCTTAGAACCGAGTGTCTGCGTGGCGATGTGACCCCGGACAGCACAATcccggcgaggaaggcgtcaTCTGTCGGCCGCTGTTGgtgtgcgtctgccgcggttATTTTTCCAACAGTTGCGCACTGCGAACACTACGAGGTGAGCACGCAGGTCCACTCACACACATTCAAACCCGAAGCGGAGCGCTACGATATCCGTAGTATAGGCACTTCACACACGACGGCAGTGTGTCTTTCCAGGGTGCTTCGCTGCTCAAgagcttttttctctctgccccGTCTGAGAGACTCGCGCGAGCTAGCCGGACGGCTCATGAGCGCATGCCGTCGCATAGGAGTCGAGGTGTCTCTTTTGTATCGGCAGAATGAGCTGACTACGCAGCTGAAACGTTTTCCGGtgaggcgcagggcgccttCCACTGGCCTCGTTGGCTGGCGGTTGACCAGGGAACGGACGAGAGAAAAGCTGTGCATGCCCGCGCAGATTTTCTGCATGCGGCCGTACCTGTCGCTCCTACTCGCGGCGCCACGAGATTAGCGGAGGTCTTCTGCGACTTTCCAGAACCAAGAAAAAGTACCGGAGCTTCCCTTTTCGTATTTAAGAGcccgaagacggcggaggctgtTCTCTCTGTGCCTACAGGCCTCCAAGTTCCGGCGGACTCGGCAGCCTGCATGCGTCTACATGCAGGATCCGGGAAATCAACGCCCGTGAAGATACTTTGATGCTTCAATACACGTCTACATATACATTTTAAAAGAATGCTCGTATTTGCCTGTGCGCCTACTCAATTTATGCTCAAGAAGATATGCGATTTGGCCTCGAATTCGTGCTAAACATTGGCCTCTACGGCTGCATCTTGCCTGCGGTCGGCCTGTAGCGCAACATACGGGGGCCTCCAGCTATCTACGTATGTGAACACCGAGCTGTGTTGAGGATTGTTTAAAACCTCCGCTCATCTCCTTTTTCCACACCTGTCTGTTCTGCTTGTCGCCCGTTTTTCTGCGAgctcgttttcctctcctcttgCCTTACCTGTCGTTTCACCGTCCATGAATTGTGGAAATCTGCTACAGGAtgcttttctctccctcctgaTCCCCCGCGTTCGCCCTTGTATTTCACTTCGGtgttctctcttctctgagCCCGCCCGAGCCATTCCCTTGGTCCGCgacgtcttctctctctgcttcgcgaggagaagaagagaagaggacaGCCATGTTTGGAAAAGTCGTAGCACAGCCCGGCGTATGATGAGACTTTACGGAGGCGTGTTTACACTCGAGATGGCGGCGAGCCTTCGCCGAGACGCGAGGCTCACCTCGCAGTTGTGCTCCTGCCTTTCAAGTTCCTTTCCTTTTCTTGGCAGAGACATACCAGCCTTCTCTTGcaacgcgccgcgagccacgcggAGCCGCCTCTTTCGCGATTCTTTATCCACAACGGCGCGCTCTGAAAAGCGAAAAcgtcgaggcgacgcagggggaAACGGTTCGGCTGTGCGGGTTGCGTGTGCGGCTCCTGCAACGTCTTCTCATTCCTCGGCTTCTTGGGTTCCCTGTTTGGATTCGTTTCCTACTTCGTCATCTCACTCTCAGTGTCCGTCTGTTTCCTCGCGTTTGTTCGCTTCTGCATGGGCTCGCCCTGCACTTCACTCTTCTTCTGTCTTTGCGTCTCGTTGCCTTTCGGgcttctgtcgctctctgcgcctacGGCGCCCGCAGGGAGGCACGGGTCCCGCGTCCTCAGGCGACGTCCttgcctcgcctcttcgttcTTCGTTTGCGCCCAAGaggctctccagcgcctttgggctgtcgccgtctacgccgcgtcctcgtcccTCTTGCACGTCTTTGTCTCCTTCTAGCCGCGGGTGTTTTTCCGggcgcttctcctctcgaGTTTCCTTGAGTTGCCAGCTCCCGAGTGTGGCGCCGGCGCAAGAAATcccgtcctcgccgtcctctcccgccgcgcctgccgcggctgggCTTTCGCGACAGCAGCGCTGGGGCTCCTGGACTGAACGCGAGGAGGGTTTGTTCAGTCTGCTcccggcgaagaagagagtggagcgcggcagcccgtcggcgctgcggcgccgggccgcgttcctcgccgcctcagTCACGCGTGGCAGCATGGGCGCGGAGGACATCCAGTTTGCATGCACAGAAATGGCTGAGAAGGGCCTTCACCCGCTCGCGTCCTTCTGGAGAGACGTGGAGCATCACGTGGTTCAGCGCTGCTACGTCGAGAtcccagacgccgcgcctctgtctccttccgtCTCGCGGGTCCCAGGCCTTcccccttccgccgcgcccgcgcccgactttctgtctgcctcgctctcttctgctgcgtgctttccggcgtccgcgcgcgcgatcTCGCTGAGGCAGGtgctggcggaggcagaacggcgcgccgacgcggagggagcttcgagcgccgcgacaggCCGACACGCTGACGGATTCGTCCTCTGCTCGTCGgtgcctgcctcgtcgctgctgacGCTCTCCAGCTTCTGTGCGACGCTCCACGCGTTCGCCCGCGGAGGggtctctcctctgcctctcgcgccgcgcctcccttcACTCTTGTCGCCAGAGGCAGCTTCGCCACGcacgggcggcggcctctcccggcggcagccgcctcccCTCGGCGTttcctcggcctctgcgaGTGGAGCGGGAGGCAGCGTGGCGGCAACGCCGCAGGATCCGGATGCTCTCGCTGGGAAGATCTACGCTGTGGGCGCGTTGCTGTTTTCCCGAGTGCCTCTGGCGTTCCGAGGCGGCGACCTCGCTCTGCTGACAGGAGCTCTCGTCAAGGCAGGAGTGAAGGACAAGGCGTTCTATGTTGCGCTTCTCGACTTCCTCCTGGAGACACCGCCTGCCATTCCTCACTCGCCTTTCGcttcgccctccccctcgccgctccctctgtctcctgggctcgcgtcctgcgcgtcgccctaTTCTCCTGAGTTGCCCGCGGCTGTTTCgacctcgccgtctgcggcgtctcggcCTTCGGCATTGCCGCCTTCTGGCGCgactgcctcgccgccggcggcaggtGCCCGCGGGAGCCCCTGCGCGTTGCCTCCTGTGGCTCCTTCTGCGGGGTGTCTCTCTTCGGatcgcgcgagcggcggcatGGTCGCGTTTCTCGACTTTGAGCAGCGCCCCCTTGCCACGCTGCTCTACGccctcgcttcgcctcctgtctccctcccccGCGCTCCCTTGTTGCGCGTTTTTCACCTCTTCGCCGACTTCCTTCTGGGGAGGGgggctgcggctcctcccgcggcggccttcgcctcgccgctcccccctcccgccggaggggtcgctgccgcgccgcgcctgccgctgcacgacctgcagctggcggcgctcgcgacgGTGCTGCGCTCCTTCTTGAAGGTGCGCTGTGACCGGTCTGATCTCCTCGAGGCGActcgcgtcgtcctcgaagACGCCGTCCTCCCCTCGctcgccacgcaggcgcatgGCGAAGATCttggcgagccgcgcgaggcggccgcgcaggccgcgcagcccgcgagggaggatggggaggaggcggcgcgcagctgcggaggacgcggtcTGGCTGCGGGCAGCGAGTCGCTGCTCTTCCGCGCAGCGGTCTGCACACCGCGCGGGATGCCAGTCACGCAGTCGCTAGTTATCTTCTTCGacgtcttcgctgcgcagcttgcgggcgtcctcgcggcgccgctgacaGGCGTCGACGAACGCGCGCGgatcctccgcggcgaggcttGGGGTAGCTCGAAGCAGCTTCAGGCCAAGGGCAAGCAGCCTGGAGGGCGCACAGGTCCGCCCCGCCGGaacggcgcctctgcggctgtcgGACCTCACGCCCTCGATtcgggaggcgacgcgcccgaccTCTGCGACGCACAGCGGGGAGcgcaggagcagctgctggtcAAACTCGCCACGGTGCTCCAGCCGCGAGTCCCCCAGATGGAACTAGGCGGCGTCATGACGCtctgcttcgctctctcgcgcgtcgcacACCTGCAGGACGACCTAGGTGAGTGCGCACTGGAGACAAGTCGTAGGAAAAATCccaaggcgaggagacgagaggaACGCTGAAGGGCGTGGGCAGCCGGATGCAGGGGAAGGAGTCACGAAGGACAGGCTTCTTCGGGAAGGAGGAGACGGGAAAAGGGAGGGATCGCTGACGAGGGGTGTGGTGAAGGAGGCGACACTAAGAGAGGCAGCATGCACAtgcggcagaggccggcgTTGAGGCATAAAGACAGGGTTTCGACCACAGAAGCTCTCCACAGCGGGGTGCCTCAGAGGCCATGTGTAGGCTCTTTCCGTCTTCGGACATCTTCCTCtcgtttcttctctgcttgATTTGTGCAATGAAGTCGCGTGTGAAATTACTTTTATGAGGTTTCCTTGCTTCGAAGccgtctctcgctgtctcaAATGCAGTAGAGAGCGAGGCCATCTTTCGGGGCTCTGTGTGCGTGCATTGTGCGCTCGGGGAAGCGAAACTTGGAtcgctctctgcagactcTCCTCTGGATGGCAGACCTTTGTTCACGTTCTGTTCGGATTTATCTTTTCCGCTGTCTTCAGACTTCCTGATTTCCGCGATTGCACGTcgagcgcggctcgcgaTGACGCGAGCGGCTGGATCGTCGTCGTTCTCGGGCGCGGGaaaaggagacgccgaggcggcggataGCAGAACAGCGCCGCACGAGCTGGTGCAGGACAACGAAACCAATACGACATGCTTCGGGGCGCCTGACGGCGCTGCCACGAGGactggcgctgcggctgaagATGCGCTGACGTGTCGGGACGTGAGCAACCTCGCTCAGACGTTCGCGAGGTAACTCTCAGAGGGAGtagaggagggaggcgagagaaacgcggacgcgcgtATGCTGCGTCTGGTTTCTCTCCTTCAACGCCCGTCTGGAGGCTTCTGCCGGGCGTGGCgtcctgcctcgcgcgcgcgttccGGGTCGGAATTTCGGAattttctttttctgttGCCGTTTCTGTGTCTAGGCTGAACTTTGAAGACGCCGAGTTTCTGCGGGCGCTCGACGCCTGGATCCCTAGCCAcgcggcgctcttcgcgccgcaAGACTTAGTCGGAATTCTATACGCGTACCGCCAACTCCGGCACGTACCGGAagagcgcgtgcgcgaggcggtcttccgcgcgctctTCACCGCCACAGAGCGCCTGATTCCGTGAGGAAAGGCCACGCCAAGTGCTTGAAATCAAAGACGTCAAGCAATCACCGCAAAAATTTCAAAACCTGTTCATGCCTATACACATATTTTGGTGGTGAATTACCTGCATGCGAGCGTATGCAAACgttgatatatatatttgtgcaCTTTTGTGAATCTTCCTGATTCTACGGAGTGGAAAGGAGCAAGAAGTAGGATAATGAGTGGACCCTTCCTGCTTGCCAGGAAGATGCGTGTTTTGCCTTCGTATTGAAGCAAGCTCACCGATATCTTTTTTCATCTTCCCGTCGCACGGTATGTTTTCTCTTGTATCATTTCCGTTCTCTTTCCGTCGGCTTTCTCCGTGGGTGTCTTCCTGGCTTCCTTGATGTTTCCCGTTTTCTCTTGCTCTGCTTCGCCACCCTACTTTTCGCCTCGCACGTTATGTCTACTCTGCTTTCCTCGCCGCAGTGCCCTTGTGCGACGGCCCTGTCCACTCCGTTTAGAGATAAGCGTTTCGCTTCTTGTTGGCATGCTTCTTTCTTTCCAgtcgtcgtcctcccctCACTTTTCTTATTTTTTCTTCAGGTCGTTcaccctgcagcagctcgtgACTGTGCTCTCCAGGTGAGTCCCTGAGCCTCGAGGCAGCCGTTCGAGTTCCTCCTTACTGCATACACTCAAGCTCTCGCGGAAGCGCATTTCTTGCCTGCCTCTCTATGAAGCGCACCTCAGCATTGGTTCTTTTCCCATGTAAACAGTCTTTTTGtgaggccgcgcctgcgaatGCACCAATTCACACATGGGAAGTCACGCGTGTGCATGCTTGCATGATGACGGAGAGGCGTTCACGATTCATGGGGAAAGGCGTTCACGATTCACGGGGCTTCACTAGAGGGTCACAGTGCGAACGAGCGCCTTTTTGAATATGTGCGTGCCCTTTCATTTCCTCGAAATGCCTGTCGCTGccttttctgcggcgcccgggCGTCTCAGCTGCGCGTATCTGCCGCGCTTGCTTGCTTGCCGCTTGCCTGTTGTCTTTCcagttttctctcttttctcctcgctctgccATCTCCGCGCGGCCTACGTTGTCAGGAATCCGGCGGTGTCCTATTCGCGAGCTCATTTCGGTTGCCTGTGGCTTTCTTGTCGTTCAGTTTCTCCCGCATGCAAGGCGCCGCGCTTTTCCCCGGCGCCCAAGAgaccttcttcgccgtctgcaaCCACCTTGTCGaggcttcttctcttcgctttcACATGTCCTCCGCCCCTGGAGagcctcgcacgcgcgcgtcgccctccgcgcctccctctctgtctgcgcgcgATCCTGTCTTCCGTGCTTCAGCCGCCCAGcgccagaggcagcggcagggcgacgagggaaaGAAGCGTCGCGGACAGAGAGAACATGGGCGCGTGGCACCCGCTGGTCTCGAGCTCACGTCGCTTCGTCTCGTTCCGATCGTCGGAGCTCtcgggcgcatgcgcgtcagGCACGAGCCCTTCTTTGAAGCTGCGGGAAACTTCTTCTGCGCAGATGTAAGCGATcaaaaacgcgaaaaacgcCGCAAAAGCGAGGCGGACGGGAAAGACGGGGACCAAACGAGACGAACCGCGAGCGGAAAGACATGACCAAGGACAGAAAGATAGGCAGATGAGCAGGACAACTTACGCCTggagagaacgaagacgcATAGCCGCAGCAAGAGCGTTTCGCGAGAGAAGCGGtgccgccgcgagtctgACAGCGACGTCGCAGAAGCGCCGAACGACAAACGTGGAAAGCTCGACCCGAGAGCTGGAGGGCAAGAACAATACGCCTTTCTCGTTCTCCTTCAGTTGCTCGGTAAAAGGAGTGTGCGATGACTCTCGCACAGGTAGTCGGTCGCAACGCATTTCCATGGAGCTCGTACCTCTTTTGTGGCTTCTCTGCAGGGGCTGGAACGCGCTTTCGCGTGGGATCTACAGTCTCTCAAGGCAGGTCAACGCGGCTGGGCgccctgcaggccgcgctgtCCGTCCGCGTTTGTCTCTGTCTGTTAGCGCCTTCTCGCATCCCGAGGAGGATTCCACAGTCAACCTACAGACCTGCCAGCTCTGTGCCTAGGCGTAGACAGACACTGGACACGCGCGCTCCACTCCGCATTCTTAAAGGGGCTGGCGttcatatatatctatatatatgtagatataagtatatatatgtatgtaatGTGTTTATACTCACGTGAATCGAAGCGACGATAAAGCAGGttcgctggcgggcgcgggtcGGACTCATTTGACGTTGTTTTGTTTGAGCATCACggttgccgccctcgcgagTGTCCTCTCGTTTTTCCCCACTCTGCAAGTCATATGAGGCTCCTCCACTGTCCTCTCTGTGGAGGCCCGCACGTGGCGCTGTCCCCCAGAGCCGTCTGTCTTGTCTGCAGTAGATTCGTGCATATACCGGGATTCGGCGCTAAGTTCTCACGCGGCATGCGCCTTTTTTCTGCGATATTGGCTCTGCGTGTTCAGGATGCCTACTCGCGCGTGGGCCTTGGGCACCCGAAGTTGCTGGCTCTGATTGACAAGCACTTAAgttcgctgccgccagtccctgcgacgccgcgcccgcaaGGCTGCACTTTGGATTAGtctggcgagcggcgcatgcggacgctcgcgggcgacagagccgagcgacgcggggCGCGGGGAAAGCCTGAGCAAGTAAGAGATATGCCGCACGTTCTACAACGGAGAGAGATCTAATACGGCGTCGAGCCAACAAGCGAAAGAATACAGAGAAAAGGCCGTGGGGAACAGGACGCGTGTGTATGGCTTGGAGGACTTGTCAGTGGAGCGGCGGGTTCAGGTCGCCTCGATCGGTCACTCGTCTATACTTAGTTGTCCACATTAATGTGATTGTCGAGGTACATCAGAGTTTGCTTAAAGGTATGCGTGTGTGCCGCTACGTAGGTGTGCTCCCGTGCTCATAGCCGGCCGAATGAATGAAACCTAGTAAGAGTATGTGTACATATCGTCTTTACGACAGTTACGGCGGGCTAGGGGGCAAGAGATAGGACCCGCGGCTTTTTGTTTCTTGGAGACCCCGCGGCAGATGCGATCGAGAAAAACCCTTTCCATCTCGAAACGCTCAAAAATCGGCAGATCTCAGCGGGATATATCGCGTACTCGGCATGCCTGCATCCGTCTGCGAACTCGTTCACTGCACCTCGAAGTAGAACTCAAGAATCTGCAGGCGGCTAGTAAAAAGAAGCTTGTGCCCACGGCTCCTCTGGGCCTCGAaccgcgtgtgtctctcacCTGGGTCCAGAGCGTCCCtcggggcgacgcgcgccggtgCGGCTCGTTTgtgcgagagaaaagaagaaaagtgAAAGGCAGATGGTCGGCTGGGAGCTTCGTTTCGCACGAGTCAAAACATCTGCGCGTTCAGGAACGAGCTCACCTTCAGATAGATTTACAAAATATGTGTGTAGATACAAAGCTCTGTTCGTGCGGTTACCAGTGACAACAGTGAGAAGCTGCATTGGACGAGCGAATCTCGGCATGCAGCTGTTGCCGCCTCGCACAAACGTGAATACACCGATTTCATGTACCGTGTGCGGAATGTGTGAGGGTGCGAGGCACCTGCCACAAAATGAGATTTTTGTGGACGCTGCTGCGTAGGCGTCAAGCGTTCAAAGGCCAGCACCAACGACTCAGTGAACCCTTCTGAGCTGGAGTCGTTTTTCTTTAAATAAAGAAGGCTGACGTGGACTCGATCCCGCTTTCGCTTCCTCACATCGAACCTCACGGGCTCAACAAGTCGGTGACGGGAGATTAAGAAGTCTGCATTTGTGCCGGTTCCCTCTTTTCCCCGCGCCTCGAATGAAAAGGCTGCTTGACCTATAGCCAAGAAAATATACAAATGCAGTTAGGAGTGCATGCACATACaaagatatatatactcATATCTATGtacgcatacatatatatgtaggaATATACATGCAGATATATGcacataaatatgtatatgcattcacgatatatgtatgcatctGGCGCCTCCCTCGGGACTGCTGCGGACGGTGTAGATGCGCGGCGTGGTACGCGGCGGCTCGCAGAAGTGGCTGACACAGCAGAAAAGCCGCTTCGAACTCGACAGAGGGTCGCTCCCTGCTCCAGAACTCTGTGCTGGAGGTTCCGCCGCAGTACGTCTGCATAAGCGCCGGACAACCTCGAGGACGTCGCGACGCAAAAAATGAAGTTAAAGCGCTGAGCAGCTGTCGCACTGCGTGCGCTGCTCAGGCTCCGGGCGGGAGTCGAGGCACGGATGAGCCGCCCCCCTCGACgccacgcgaggcgcgagcccaCTGCCCACGGACGTCTGCTCTGCGAACCCCCGCAGAGCCGGTGCTCCCCCGGCACTGCAGCGTttgccctcgcgcgcctcgtgggagtttcggcgggcgcctggcggcgcgttCAACCCAggagcgcctctgcgaggtTGACTCCGATTCGGTCGGCGATGTGTTTGACGAGACCGATGGGCGCGCTGAGTGCGAGTCGCGCGTTCGCGTTGAAGAGGTCAGTCAggtgcgcgccggcgctgccgcctccgccggagcTCGCCCCGAGCAGAAAGAGGTCGGCTGCGtagccgcgcgtctgcgccgcgaggagctgctgctgcgcgaagaCCCAGCCGAGGGCATTCGTCCACTCGCTACCCCAGATCTGCGCAGTCGACTTGAGAACGCCAAGGCTGCCATACCCGCCGttgctcgcgcctcgcgcctcctgcgcgccgcccgccgccagccgcacGAGCCCCAGCCgcagaagcgaggcgacttgctggcagacgcctgcgtccATCAGCCCGatgccgtcgctcgcgcggcctcgctcccgACCGGGCGTTCGGACGCTGAATTCGAGGCACTCGGCGAGCGCAAGCCAGCGGAGCAGCGTGAAGCTTTTCGGCAGCGCTCGCGGCAGAAAGTTCTGCTCGAGCTTCTCCGAGGCCGCCAGCCCCGCCCGCCCCTTCCCCAGCCCCGCCGCCACGACGGTGGTCCcgaccgccgcggacgcgaggtgggtgcccgcgcccgcggcggcgatgaAGGGAGACTggacgagcgcggcggcattccgcggccgcgccacgcGGAAGATGTTTCCGCAGCAGTCGTTGAAGTGGCGCTTGTCGCGCCCTGGCGGTGTGTAGGCCGCGATGGCCGCAGCCACCAGAAGGATTTTCCCCAGCCGAGGCAactccaggcgccgcgccgccgtgtgGCGGTTCTGGGCGGACGCGCCCCAGACTGTGACGTGTTTCGCGTCGAGAATTTGACAGTTTTGCAAATCCGGCAAGAAGTGCGAGAACGGCtgccgaagcgccgcgcgaaagTGCGGATGCAGCAGGCGAACCAGgaacgacgcagccgcgacggACGCCGCCTTCACCGCCGCGAAGGACCCGAACGCgcccgacgcaggcggcggcgagccaggCACGCGCCCCGCCACATTCAGAGCTgcagtcgtcgccgccgcagtgagggcggaggagcccGCGTCAGTCCGGTtttgcagcagcgcgaggttGATCGCCTGTCCCCAGAACTCCCGACAGAGAAAGCGCTGGTCGTGGAAgtcgctgcgcagagacTGGTGAAAGGACTGAATGAAGAGTGTGACAAAGTGCGACCAGAGTGTCTCCACGTCAAGGAGGAGAtccgtctcctcttcgagcgcctccgtcgccgccgacgggctggcagcgacgacgctgctCTCTGTCTCGTGCTGGCCGTTGTGTGTGAGCTCATCGCCTCCACTgcacgacgccgcgcgcgtcgggaTCCCCTCGCCGTTCAGCAGAGTTGCGGAAGAagcttctttcttccgcttTGCGGGTCCTGCCTCGAGGCACGAATCCGCACTCGCTGGCTCCTTCTCTTTCGCTCCACAGGGGTCTGTGCGCACTGACACTGCCGGCTCTTCCCCCTCAAgatctctctcctcctcgcgccatccctccgcggcggagtcTGGCAGGCCGTCCCGCTGGCCTGCGGACGCCGTTCTCGCAGTCGCAGGTGCGCCTTCCCTCTTCCGAACCCTCCTTCGGATTCGTCGCAACACCAGACGACTCTCCCACACATACGtcggctcgctgctgcgccctcctctccctccgctgaCTTCActctctccgtcttccgTCTCCCctcgggcgcctcctcgccgcggcgttgtggcggcgccggctgcctcagcctccgcgtcgtgcTCAGCCTCCACGACGGCAACGACTGTGCGTTGCTCGACCAACTCGAGAGGCCCGTATCTCCACTTTCGAGCCTCTTTGGTCCCGCGGTCTGCCACGGCCTCTGAtcccgcgcgagaggccccgcgccgctgctgtctgCTCTGTCGCGTCGCAGCCAGGCGCAGCACCGGAAGACCCAACCAGCGGAAGCTGCGAACGAGGatgtcgcgcgcctcgctcgcttcgtAGGCGCCGAAgtgcacgcgcggcggctgtggAAGGCCTTCGTAGACCTCCGGACGCAGCGGCGTGCGGCCTACCACCACCACGGACACgtttcgcggcggcaggaggagcgcttcttcttcctcttcgtctgagGACGactcgtcgtcctccgcacAGAAACCATCGCGGAAactgcgagaggcggcggtggcgcgcgcctccgcggtctTCTGCGGTCGCCCGAGgctcggctcgccgccgaggagtTCGGGAAGGCGCAGGAATGCGTGCAGCAAATCGGGCATGTTCTGAGCCAGGGTGAAGGCCTCGTCGATGACGAGAGGCACGGTGAAGGTGCGCGCAAGAGGCGAGGAGCAGCGTAGGACCTGACGCAATAGCGAGACGAACTGCTCGACCGAGTTCGCGGAGGCCCCTGGCGAGAAAAGGGTGCCCGAGAACGCCAAAGTGTCGGCGGTCTTCTTCCCGCCGCTCTGCATTTGCCGCAGTAGCCGATCTAGCTGagttctcttctccttcaaGTCCTCttccagcagctgcagcgccgccgccgacgcgaacggcgacgcagacgacgcgttGGGCGGGGCGAAGCACGACGtgccggcgaagaaggcgaacaaGGCACCCGAAtccagaggcgacagcgcagggtctggtggcggcgcggaaggagacgcgtCTTCAGCCGGTGGCACCGTTTCTTCGCACGCTTTCGCGCTTCTTGAGGCACATCCGGGCTGGGCTCGCTTccggtcgcccgccgccccacCCGCCTCTGGCAGCTCTTCGGTGCCTCGCGCCGGGCCTCCGtcggcggctgtcgcgccgcgccgcgcatcgtcccccgcggctcttcgctggagggcgcggaTGGTCTGGAGGCCCGCCAGgagctcgccgcgaagcTGGAGAGCCAGATGAAGAAGCAGCTTCCCGCAGATCGCCTggcgagctgcgaggcggcttccgccggccgtggcgcacgcagctgcgcagtcGACGTATCCccacgcgagcgaggaggcg contains:
- a CDS encoding hypothetical protein (encoded by transcript BESB_008730) — its product is MRGRPPAASALSMAEKLSLSEAARAAVARAVAPALRARPSLPASARLSTSSVGSAISNPLKRRRVREQGEEDDDALSSTFSSAFQSPVADLQASDGAASPRAGEKTKLLRPALSGVQRAGAGGAAGTGEDDIEVCLSSGQGASDEERSGEKGLRGKKRRKKRLSVTMRPGSPERLYYEVDESGIAAEENAPNSQPSAAMAPALAGRSASKARGGGASPRSQGGRTAAGAGRLAAAPSDGGADKDKPRQSSRTLLPSLQNLYVQLSDEEEEESPSVIAHGSASHSFPLSGARRAARAAVCDGEASPRVLAAAPRTEAIGTRERGGRGIPQKLKGSERQAGARRLRDYASASASAHEAVRAALPAFESPTHGGFSQASVPADEDTHASQTSCLSSLLSSVIADEAPFTSPAPACALSPSFQCTSLAAAGAAVPVCPLRPSASSPSLASFSSSPFDPHLSLARDSPWRGVPLPLRTSVAACVRSFGRERANQLWRLVSLLGDFVHSVSPIEVVGLPGTGKSHLLLSFFGASSLAWGYVDCAAACATAGGSRLAARQAICGKLLLHLALQLRGELLAGLQTIRALQRRAAGDDARRGATAADGGPARGTEELPEAGGAAGDRKRAQPGCASRSAKACEETVPPAEDASPSAPPPDPALSPLDSGALFAFFAGTSCFAPPNASSASPFASAAALQLLEEDLKEKRTQLDRLLRQMQSGGKKTADTLAFSGTLFSPGASANSVEQFVSLLRQVLRCSSPLARTFTVPLVIDEAFTLAQNMPDLLHAFLRLPELLGGEPSLGRPQKTAEARATAASRSFRDGFCAEDDESSSDEEEEEALLLPPRNVSVVVVGRTPLRPEVYEGLPQPPRVHFGAYEASEARDILVRSFRWLGLPVLRLAATRQSRQQRRGASRAGSEAVADRGTKEARKWRYGPLELVEQRTVVAVVEAEHDAEAEAAGAATTPRRGGARGETEDGESEVSGGRGGRSSEPTYVWESRLVLRRIRRRVRKREGAPATARTASAGQRDGLPDSAAEGWREEERDLEGEEPAVSVRTDPCGAKEKEPASADSCLEAGPAKRKKEASSATLLNGEGIPTRAASCSGGDELTHNGQHETESSVVAASPSAATEALEEETDLLLDVETLWSHFVTLFIQSFHQSLRSDFHDQRFLCREFWGQAINLALLQNRTDAGSSALTAAATTAALNVAGRVPGSPPPASGAFGSFAAVKAASVAAASFLVRLLHPHFRAALRQPFSHFLPDLQNCQILDAKHVTVWGASAQNRHTAARRLELPRLGKILLVAAAIAAYTPPGRDKRHFNDCCGNIFRVARPRNAAALVQSPFIAAAGAGTHLASAAVGTTVVAAGLGKGRAGLAASEKLEQNFLPRALPKSFTLLRWLALAECLEFSVRTPGRERGRASDGIGLMDAGVCQQVASLLRLGLVRLAAGGAQEARGASNGGYGSLGVLKSTAQIWGSEWTNALGWVFAQQQLLAAQTRGYAADLFLLGASSGGGGSAGAHLTDLFNANARLALSAPIGLVKHIADRIGVNLAEALLG